A stretch of the Archangium violaceum genome encodes the following:
- a CDS encoding GNAT family N-acetyltransferase, with amino-acid sequence MSTELKLRPIEPRDDAAVAAIIREVMPEFGANGPGFAINDAEVDGMSAAYSRPGRAYWVVEDETGRVLGGGGIAPLEGDEPGVCELRKMYFLPEARGRGVGERLLRQCLTFAREAGYRTCYLETLARMEQAQKLYRRLGFQPLCTPMGATGHFSCDRWYALDLRSAG; translated from the coding sequence ATGAGCACGGAACTGAAGCTGCGCCCCATCGAGCCGCGGGACGACGCGGCGGTGGCGGCGATCATCCGCGAGGTCATGCCCGAGTTCGGCGCGAACGGGCCGGGCTTCGCCATCAACGACGCGGAGGTGGATGGGATGAGCGCGGCCTACTCGCGACCGGGCCGGGCCTATTGGGTGGTGGAGGACGAGACGGGCCGGGTGCTGGGTGGCGGTGGCATCGCCCCGCTGGAGGGAGACGAGCCGGGTGTCTGCGAGCTGCGGAAGATGTACTTCCTGCCGGAGGCACGCGGGCGCGGCGTGGGAGAACGACTGCTGCGGCAGTGCCTGACGTTCGCGCGGGAGGCCGGCTACCGGACGTGCTACCTGGAGACGCTGGCGAGGATGGAGCAGGCGCAGAAGCTCTACCGCCGCCTGGGCTTCCAGCCGCTCTGCACGCCCATGGGAGCCACGGGCCACTTCAGCTGTGACCGCTGGTACGCACTCGACCTGCGCTCGGCCGGGTAA
- a CDS encoding YtxH domain-containing protein: MTKKALLAVALGTLLTGVGCHRNTRESAESDIERAGEKTEDAAENAGDKVDDAAENAADKTEDAAENAGDKIEDATDK, from the coding sequence ATGACGAAGAAGGCACTGCTGGCCGTGGCGCTGGGGACCCTGCTGACGGGAGTGGGCTGCCACCGCAATACCCGTGAGAGCGCCGAGTCGGACATCGAGCGTGCCGGGGAGAAGACCGAGGACGCCGCGGAGAATGCGGGCGACAAGGTCGATGACGCCGCGGAGAACGCCGCCGACAAGACCGAGGACGCCGCGGAGAACGCTGGCGACAAGATCGAGGACGCGACCGACAAGTAG
- a CDS encoding endonuclease III domain-containing protein, with protein sequence MPPAAPRRAPSSRRAPASLSGRTVREAPEVPPRADKAPFDLEEVLARVRESIRGFADAAMFELAARGHASLFEQLVGCILSIRTRDEVSLPVALRLLSQARTPEALRHLGPERIHALIRPVTFPEPKAQTLHAIAVRTVEEFGGELPCDAEVLQSFKGVGPKCAHLALGIACGQARISVDIHVHRVTNRWGYVRARTPEQTLAALEEKLPRAHWVELNRLLVPFGKHVCTGTQPRCSTCPVLSMCQQVGVRQPR encoded by the coding sequence ATGCCCCCGGCAGCTCCAAGGCGGGCTCCCAGTAGTCGGCGGGCCCCGGCGAGCCTCAGCGGACGCACGGTCCGCGAGGCTCCCGAGGTCCCTCCCCGCGCGGACAAGGCCCCCTTCGACCTCGAGGAGGTGCTGGCACGGGTGCGCGAGTCCATCCGGGGTTTCGCGGACGCCGCCATGTTCGAGCTGGCGGCGCGCGGCCACGCGAGCCTCTTCGAGCAGCTCGTGGGCTGCATCCTGTCCATCCGCACGCGGGACGAGGTGTCGTTGCCGGTGGCCCTCCGGCTGCTCTCCCAGGCCCGCACGCCCGAGGCGCTGCGCCACCTGGGGCCGGAGCGCATCCACGCCCTCATCCGCCCGGTGACGTTCCCCGAGCCAAAGGCGCAGACGCTCCACGCCATCGCGGTGCGGACGGTGGAGGAGTTCGGTGGCGAGCTGCCGTGCGACGCCGAGGTGCTCCAGTCCTTCAAGGGCGTGGGGCCCAAGTGCGCGCACCTGGCGCTGGGGATTGCCTGCGGGCAGGCACGCATCAGCGTGGACATCCACGTGCACCGGGTGACGAATCGCTGGGGCTACGTGCGAGCACGCACTCCCGAGCAGACCCTGGCCGCGCTGGAGGAGAAGCTGCCCCGGGCGCACTGGGTGGAGCTCAACCGGCTGCTGGTGCCCTTCGGCAAGCACGTGTGCACGGGCACGCAGCCCCGGTGCTCCACGTGCCCGGTGCTGTCCATGTGCCAGCAGGTGGGCGTCCGTCAGCCGCGCTGA